A single genomic interval of Candidatus Anstonellales archaeon harbors:
- the topA gene encoding DNA topoisomerase I produces the protein MQLIVCEKPRVAQKIASALAEGEIRIGKFRKVKYYILKREGQEICVAPAVGHVYSLDQKSGEKNSYPVFDVDWRKAYEVEKEAHYTKDYIELLEELGKKADEIIIACDYDIEGSLIGYNVLRFACGRSEGARMKFSTLTSEELIEAYEKRTGVDVLNAKSGEARHILDWIWGINLSRALMEAIRKRGSFKIMSIGRVQGPALSILAKREKEILQFKPTPYWEVLFEAKGVTFTHEKERFEKREEAKKAYETTSKEGRVIKIEKKEYLQPAPSPFDLTSLQIEAHACLGIDPKRTLDIAQRLYEASLISYPRTSSQKLPLQLRLPLIIQRLSQNPKYSEHARALIANKRFTPKEGKKEDAAHPAIHPTGIISKLEGTEEKLYDLIVRRFLSTFAEPARRESQKIIIEAGSQRYRTSGNRTLFEGWFEIYKPYLRMEEVSLPSFAEGEIVKVEGLRIVEKRTKPPKRYTPASIIAELERMGLGTKGTRAVIIDTLFKRGYIHGKQIRVTPFGMSVYETLSENVPEIMDEGMTRKLEYEMERIQNGEIQEEIVIENGKRLLEEAIVHLNSLQNEVGKALSEGLVEKKAADSILGKCRCGHDIKEITSKSNKRFAGCSNYPNCSITYPLPQEGKIEPLGSVCETCGTPQIKVSRKRRKAFIMCLDPNCATKEGWGEWKSKKKEG, from the coding sequence ATGCAGCTTATTGTTTGCGAAAAGCCAAGAGTAGCACAGAAGATAGCCTCTGCGCTTGCTGAAGGAGAGATTAGAATAGGAAAGTTTAGGAAGGTCAAATATTATATCTTAAAGCGAGAGGGGCAAGAGATTTGTGTTGCACCTGCAGTTGGGCACGTCTATTCTCTTGACCAAAAATCAGGAGAAAAGAATAGCTATCCTGTTTTTGATGTAGATTGGAGAAAAGCTTATGAGGTTGAAAAAGAAGCTCATTACACAAAAGATTATATTGAACTTCTTGAGGAGCTGGGAAAAAAGGCAGATGAGATAATAATAGCTTGTGACTATGACATAGAAGGAAGTCTTATAGGGTATAATGTACTTCGCTTTGCCTGTGGACGAAGCGAAGGAGCGCGAATGAAGTTTTCGACTCTCACCTCTGAAGAGCTAATTGAAGCTTATGAAAAACGCACAGGGGTAGATGTTCTTAATGCCAAATCTGGTGAGGCACGGCATATCTTGGATTGGATATGGGGGATAAATTTAAGCCGCGCCTTGATGGAGGCTATAAGAAAAAGAGGAAGCTTCAAGATCATGAGCATAGGACGTGTACAGGGTCCCGCTCTCTCAATCCTTGCAAAAAGGGAGAAAGAGATATTACAATTTAAGCCTACACCTTACTGGGAGGTATTATTTGAAGCAAAAGGAGTTACATTTACTCACGAAAAGGAAAGATTTGAAAAAAGAGAGGAAGCAAAAAAGGCGTATGAAACAACAAGTAAAGAAGGAAGAGTTATAAAAATAGAAAAGAAAGAGTATTTACAACCTGCGCCGTCTCCTTTTGATTTAACAAGCTTGCAGATTGAGGCTCATGCCTGTCTCGGTATTGACCCAAAACGAACACTTGATATAGCTCAGAGGCTGTATGAGGCGTCTCTTATCTCCTATCCGCGCACAAGTTCCCAAAAACTTCCCTTACAGCTCAGGTTGCCGCTTATAATACAACGGCTATCTCAAAATCCCAAATATTCCGAACACGCTAGGGCGTTAATTGCAAATAAAAGATTTACGCCAAAGGAGGGAAAAAAGGAGGATGCGGCCCACCCAGCTATCCACCCTACCGGCATTATTAGCAAATTGGAGGGTACAGAAGAAAAACTCTATGACCTTATAGTAAGGCGTTTTCTTTCTACTTTTGCCGAACCTGCACGAAGGGAAAGCCAAAAAATAATAATTGAAGCCGGCAGTCAGAGGTATAGGACTTCTGGAAACAGAACTTTGTTTGAAGGATGGTTTGAGATTTACAAGCCTTACTTGAGAATGGAAGAAGTAAGCTTACCCTCTTTTGCAGAAGGCGAAATAGTTAAGGTAGAAGGACTTAGAATCGTGGAAAAAAGGACTAAGCCTCCAAAGAGATACACGCCTGCATCCATAATAGCAGAGCTTGAGAGGATGGGGCTTGGCACAAAGGGCACGAGAGCTGTGATTATAGACACTCTATTTAAAAGAGGGTATATCCACGGAAAACAGATAAGGGTAACCCCATTTGGAATGTCAGTTTATGAAACCCTCTCTGAGAATGTTCCTGAAATAATGGATGAGGGGATGACAAGAAAACTTGAATATGAAATGGAGAGGATACAGAATGGGGAAATTCAAGAAGAGATAGTAATCGAAAATGGAAAAAGGCTGTTGGAAGAAGCAATAGTTCATCTAAACTCCCTTCAAAATGAAGTAGGCAAGGCTTTGTCAGAGGGGTTAGTTGAAAAGAAGGCTGCAGATTCTATTTTAGGAAAATGTAGATGCGGGCATGATATTAAAGAAATAACATCAAAATCAAACAAAAGATTCGCAGGTTGCTCCAATTATCCAAACTGCAGTATAACTTACCCGCTTCCCCAAGAAGGTAAAATTGAACCACTTGGAAGTGTATGCGAAACTTGTGGGACTCCTCAAATAAAGGTTAGTAGAAAACGAAGGAAGGCATTTATTATGTGCCTAGACCCAAACTGTGCCACAAAGGAGGGATGGGGGGAGTGGAAGAGCAAGAAAAAAGAGGGATAA